From one Solanum lycopersicum chromosome 12, SLM_r2.1 genomic stretch:
- the LOC101256455 gene encoding ras-related protein Rab11B, whose protein sequence is MAGGYRAEDDYDYLFKLVLIGDSGVGKSNLLSRFSRNEFNLESKSTIGVEFATRSIKVDDKIVKAQIWDTAGQERYRAITSAYYRGAVGALVVYDITRHVTFENVERWLKELRDHTDQNIVIMLVGNKADLRHLRAVSTEDAKAFAERESTFYMETSALESLNVENAFTEVLTEIYRVVCRKALEVGDDPTALPKGQTINVGKDDVSAVKKVGCCSV, encoded by the exons ATGGCAGGTGGGTATAGAGCTGAGGATGATTACGATTATCTGTTCAAGTTGGTGTTAATTGGAGATTCTGGTGTAGGAAAATCCAATCTCCTTTCTCGATTCTCAAGAAACGAGTTCAATCTTGAATCAAAGTCTACTATTGGTGTTGAATTTGCTACCCGTAGCATTAAGGTAGATGATAAGATCGTTAAGGCTCAGATTTGGGATACTGCTGGACAAGAaag GTATCGTGCAATTACAAGTGCATACTACAGAGGGGCTGTCGGTGCATTAGTTGTCTACGATATCACTCGACATGTCACATTTGAAAATGTTGAGAGATGGTTAAAAGAACTTCGAGACCATACCGACCAAAATATAGTCATAATGCTCGTTGGGAACAAGGCCGACTTACGTCACTTGCGTGCTGTTTCAACAGAGGATGCCAAGGCCTTTGCTGAAAGAGAGAGTACCTTCTATATGGAGACTTCAGCACTTGAATCCTTGAACGTTGAGAATGCGTTTACAGAAGTACTGACAGAGATATACAGGGTGGTCTGTCGGAAAGCACTCGAAGTTGGGGATGATCCTACTGCGTTGCCGAAGGGGCAAACTATAAATGTTGGCAAGGATGATGTTTCAGCTGTGAAAAAAGTTGGTTGCTGCTCTGTGTAA
- the LOC101255962 gene encoding probable E3 ubiquitin-protein ligase ZFP1, giving the protein MSHSNRIIDMEADQQGQEFFHSAPCMFYGSIAALPQPTVHAVVPAPVNAGNIYLHHVSDHQEGPLTYGLTQFNGIQHQHPASNPDLAISASNHYNPYMAVPSASGDFPIPVNHGPLDRLHTSSHNIFGMNSDYGRNNHYMDDVRGSYKRKNAEGIPANLQYHHALAGSSSSVAPMIARAHESDVPMDAASFTPSDYGGNSSSYIEDGALRSMSNRSGASGPENIVRHNHNHLFQGNYISQTHQLPGNPWLDQQFNSNGSETQTWAWNQAAPLPYVPGGIGGCVDAGNMGLRGYHMTSSNGGLTSFPHPPIPQGLPGLHHLPPNIQGMRGQPISFPPQMTASSSHRHLPNNSSNITTNLMQGVVEAGPRYMPSLPTGFGLYRPHRRAIVLERNTRHQNLPNMRVLPEDGVAMLDVSGYHEVNNPIDQHRDMRLDVDHMSYEELLALGEQIGNVTTGLSDEIIVNRLKTRSFSPPVIPCTLETAACLDHEADFCVICQTDYNKQETIGTLDCGHEYHAECVKKWLVVKNTCPICKSTGLSIERKDL; this is encoded by the exons ATGTCACACAGTAATCGCATAATTGATATGGAAGCAGATCAGCAAGGTCAAGAGTTTTTTCATTCAGCACCTTGCATGTTTTACGGGAGCATAGCGGCTTTACCACAGCCTACTGTCCATGCAGTAGTACCAGCTCCCGTAAATGCTGGTAATATATATTTGCACCATGTATCAGATCATCAAGAGGGTCCCTTAACGTATGGCTTGACACAGTTCAATGGGATTCAACATCAGCATCCTGCCAGCAATCCTGACCTAGCTATTTCTGCTTCAAATCATTACAATCCTTACATGGCTGTTCCATCCGCTTCTGGAGATTTCCCTATTCCAGTAAATCACGGGCCACTTGATCGGCTTCATACAAGTTCTCACAACATCTTTGGAATGAATTCAGATTACGGAAGGAACAATCATTATATGGACGATGTCAGAGGCTCATATAAGAGAAAGAATGCTGAAGGAATTCCTGCAAATCTTCAATATCATCATGCTTTGGCAGGTTCCAGTTCTTCTGTTGCTCCAATGATTGCAAGGGCACATGAATCTGATGTTCCAATGGATGCTGCATCATTTACACCATCAGATTATGGAGGCAATTCATCATCATACATTGAAGATGGAGCACTGAGAAGTATGAGTAACAGATCTGGTGCTAGTGGTCCAGAAAATATTGTACGACATAACCACAATCATTTATTTCAAGGAAACTATATAAGTCAGACCCATCAGTTGCCTGGCAACCCTTGGCTGGATCAGCAGTTCAACAGCAATGGTAGTGAGACTCAAACTTGGGCCTGGAATCAGGCTGCTCCTTTACCCTATGTACCTG GTGGCATTGGGGGTTGCGTAGATGCTGGAAACATGGGTTTGCGAGGTTATCATATGACATCCAGCAATGGAGGTTTGACTAGTTTTCCGCATCCACCCATTCCTCAAGGGCTCCCAGGACTTCATCATCTGCCACCTAATATTCAAGGAATGAGAGGCCAGCCTATCTCCTTCCCTCCGCAAATGACAGCATCATCCTCACACAGACACCTACCAAATAATTCGTCCAATATCACCACGAACCTAATGCAAGGCGTTGTAGAGGCAGGACCCAGATATATGCCCTCCCTTCCAACTGGCTTTGGGTTGTATCGACCTCATCGAAGGGCTATCGTGCTTGAAAGAAATACTAGACATCAGAACCTTCCTAACATGAGAGTTCTGCCAGAAGAC GGAGTGGCAATGCTGGATGTTTCGGGCTACCATGAAGTTAACAATCCCATTGATCAGCACAGAGATATGCGTTTAGACGTAGATCACATGTCCTACGAG GAGCTTCTTGCACTGGGGGAGCAGATTGGCAATGTAACAACTGGATTGTCAGATGAAATAATCGTTAACCGCTTGAAAACAAGATCATTTTCGCCCCCCGTTATTCCTTGCACCCTGGAAACTGCTGCATGTTTGGATCACGAAGCTGATTTCTGTGTCATATGCCAG ACTGACTACAACAAGCAAGAAACTATAGGAACTCTTGATTGCGGGCACGAATATCATGCAGAATGCGTAAAGAAGTGGTTGGTTGTGAAGAACACTTGCCCTATCTGCAAATCCACCGGATTGTCAATAGAAAGAAAAGATTTGTGA